From a region of the Campylobacter showae genome:
- a CDS encoding TonB-dependent receptor domain-containing protein, whose product MGKFSIIAAAVLLSAASALAQTGGADGKFKRADSNATGSVKLDMVSVTANRSETDVAKYAGQVSVLNQNDLVKSPSVIDAIGSVPGVMLGNDHGRQVGQYYNIRGFGYQSEARVIIEQDGIKRSPSLFSNQISTFRVDNDLLKRVEVVKGASSVLHGSGAVGGIVSMRTKDVSDFINPGSDYGVTIGHRQESNHMNSNRAAVAAKPTENFGILLYGKHADFGKIKMARDGKRSGVKYAENDEQVNTVFAKTEWAITDEHALEASVFNYHEKFSSSPWQSLFWSEDAELPTSGRLKQRDYSVIYKYAPLNNRWINFSAQYYNAKALNHRIRTGFSRGNPVYIDYKNKDDRWGVRLKNESLFETGMLEHRLVTGIDYEHRKEDAIFWHNGALSDFGSFPNFYKDLGIYAQDVFSVGRFEFTLGGRFDKFKRGVKSGDHNSYSESRFSPKLGLAYEVFDGINLLAGYAETFRGPTPNETSSAGPLNPHYWYIPNPDLKPEIAKEYEVGFSVDKQGLLGDDELYFKATYYDGNIKDMINLKARPDKGNPPFDAEAPGRRYGMYENVDNAKRRGVEIESKYAINNLTFSLGYDHTKIYDKATKKILTVYADKLTLGTMYRYEPWGLSLGGDMTHWFRPNNDEKYYVVRGQKYEYVDETFTIVNFKGRWEPKNFDSYLLNKGLKISFGVNNIFNKEYIFANGFKNTTRVGKGRNFYVDFEKTF is encoded by the coding sequence ATGGGTAAATTTAGCATTATAGCGGCTGCGGTTTTACTGAGTGCAGCCTCGGCTCTCGCGCAGACGGGAGGAGCGGATGGCAAATTTAAGCGAGCCGATAGCAATGCAACCGGATCTGTAAAGCTAGATATGGTTTCCGTCACGGCAAACAGGAGTGAAACAGACGTCGCTAAATACGCGGGCCAAGTCAGCGTCCTAAATCAAAACGACCTAGTTAAATCGCCGTCCGTTATCGACGCTATCGGCTCGGTGCCTGGAGTGATGCTCGGTAACGACCACGGTAGACAAGTCGGCCAATACTACAACATCCGCGGCTTTGGTTATCAAAGCGAAGCGCGCGTCATCATCGAACAAGACGGCATAAAGCGCTCGCCTTCGCTTTTTTCTAATCAAATTTCAACCTTTCGCGTGGATAACGACTTGCTAAAACGAGTCGAGGTCGTAAAGGGGGCTAGCTCCGTGCTACACGGTAGCGGCGCGGTCGGCGGTATCGTTAGTATGAGAACAAAAGACGTGAGCGACTTTATAAACCCGGGCAGCGACTATGGCGTCACGATCGGCCACCGCCAAGAAAGTAATCACATGAACTCAAATCGAGCCGCCGTCGCAGCTAAACCGACGGAAAATTTCGGTATTTTACTCTACGGCAAGCACGCGGACTTCGGCAAGATAAAGATGGCTAGAGACGGCAAGCGCTCGGGCGTGAAATACGCGGAAAACGACGAGCAGGTAAACACCGTCTTTGCCAAAACTGAGTGGGCGATAACCGACGAGCATGCTTTGGAGGCTAGCGTATTTAACTACCACGAAAAATTCTCCTCTTCGCCTTGGCAGTCGCTTTTCTGGAGCGAGGACGCGGAGCTGCCTACCTCGGGACGGCTAAAACAGCGAGACTATAGCGTGATATACAAATACGCTCCGCTAAATAACAGATGGATAAATTTCTCCGCTCAGTACTACAACGCAAAAGCCCTAAATCACAGGATTAGAACAGGCTTTAGCAGAGGCAATCCCGTCTACATCGACTACAAAAACAAAGACGACAGATGGGGCGTTAGGCTCAAAAACGAAAGCCTCTTTGAAACCGGCATGCTAGAGCACAGGCTAGTTACCGGTATCGACTACGAACATAGAAAAGAGGACGCGATATTTTGGCACAACGGTGCGCTTAGCGACTTTGGCTCATTTCCGAATTTTTACAAAGATCTCGGTATCTACGCGCAGGATGTATTTAGCGTAGGTAGATTCGAGTTTACTTTGGGCGGCAGGTTTGATAAATTTAAACGCGGAGTCAAAAGCGGCGATCATAACTCATACTCGGAGTCTAGATTTTCCCCGAAACTCGGCCTTGCGTACGAAGTTTTTGACGGTATAAATTTACTCGCAGGCTACGCAGAGACATTTAGAGGACCGACGCCAAACGAAACGTCATCGGCCGGCCCGCTAAATCCGCACTACTGGTACATACCAAACCCAGACCTAAAACCTGAGATCGCAAAAGAGTACGAAGTGGGCTTTTCTGTCGACAAGCAGGGACTTTTGGGCGATGATGAGCTGTATTTTAAGGCTACCTACTACGACGGCAACATCAAAGATATGATAAATCTAAAAGCAAGACCAGATAAAGGCAATCCGCCGTTTGACGCCGAAGCGCCGGGCAGACGCTACGGTATGTACGAAAACGTCGATAATGCAAAGCGCCGAGGCGTCGAGATCGAGTCCAAATACGCGATAAACAACCTTACATTCTCGCTCGGATACGACCACACGAAAATTTACGACAAAGCGACCAAAAAGATACTCACCGTCTATGCTGATAAGCTAACTTTGGGCACGATGTATAGATACGAGCCGTGGGGGCTTAGTCTGGGCGGCGATATGACGCACTGGTTTAGACCTAACAACGACGAGAAATATTACGTCGTACGCGGTCAAAAATACGAATACGTAGACGAAACCTTTACTATCGTAAATTTTAAAGGTAGATGGGAACCGAAGAATTTTGACAGCTATCTGCTAAACAAAGGGCTAAAAATCAGCTTTGGCGTAAACAATATCTTTAACAAAGAGTACATTTTCGCAAACGGATTTAAAAATACGACCAGAGTGGGCAAAGGCAGGAACTTCTACGTAGATTTTGAGAAGACGTTTTAG
- a CDS encoding DUF5339 family protein — MKKSLLVIAALGLMGANAAATVELSPSCEEYFKLVDEFVEKTKDNPQMAAMKSTYEDQKAQFAQLPKDSQEAACKPALDQMKQVIATLPK; from the coding sequence ATGAAAAAGTCATTGTTAGTAATCGCCGCCCTTGGTCTAATGGGCGCAAATGCCGCTGCCACGGTCGAGCTTTCGCCTTCTTGCGAAGAGTACTTTAAGCTAGTTGACGAGTTTGTTGAAAAAACAAAAGACAACCCGCAAATGGCAGCTATGAAATCTACTTACGAAGACCAAAAAGCCCAGTTTGCTCAACTTCCGAAAGACTCTCAAGAGGCTGCTTGCAAACCTGCTCTTGACCAAATGAAGCAAGTTATAGCTACGCTACCTAAATAA
- a CDS encoding pyridoxamine 5'-phosphate oxidase family protein, whose protein sequence is MRRKDRELSAQEGLAIIDACEYGTISCVGEEGEIFSVPISVVREGESVFLHGAPVGSKAKLLKDGKSVTLVCVSYARVPVLTDEQLDAIKDDGKALGAKVFTTEYKSAVAVTKAYVVTDEAARLHALRLLSEKYTPNYMRTFDVAAAHGLKAMNIYELKIASITAKAKIIRD, encoded by the coding sequence ATGAGACGAAAAGATAGAGAACTAAGCGCGCAGGAGGGGCTTGCGATCATCGATGCGTGCGAGTACGGCACGATATCTTGCGTTGGTGAAGAGGGCGAGATTTTTAGCGTGCCGATCTCGGTCGTGCGCGAGGGCGAGAGCGTATTTTTGCACGGCGCTCCCGTAGGCTCTAAGGCAAAGCTGCTAAAAGACGGCAAGAGCGTGACGTTAGTTTGCGTGAGTTACGCGCGGGTGCCGGTTTTGACGGACGAGCAGCTAGACGCGATCAAGGACGACGGCAAGGCGCTTGGCGCGAAGGTCTTTACGACCGAATACAAATCCGCCGTCGCCGTAACCAAGGCCTACGTCGTGACGGACGAGGCGGCGAGGCTGCACGCGCTACGGCTACTTAGCGAAAAATACACGCCAAACTACATGCGAACCTTTGACGTCGCGGCGGCTCACGGGCTAAAGGCGATGAATATCTACGAGCTAAAGATCGCGAGCATAACGGCAAAGGCGAAGATTATTCGGGATTAA
- the ung gene encoding uracil-DNA glycosylase, protein MQIDKIQIESSWKEALKEEFLSENFARVKENFLRAKAAGEVYPPNALIFNAFNLTPFNTVKVVILGQDPYHGAGQAMGLSFSVPRGVKIPPSLANIYKEIRDDLGVTEPNSGDLSYWAKQGVLLLNATLSVSAGQANSHSNFGWQEFTDAAIRKLSERAQNVVFMLWGNPAKAKTPLIDANKHLVLTAAHPSPLARGAFFGCRHFSKANLYLAEYGKAPIDWDLNNAV, encoded by the coding sequence ATGCAGATCGATAAAATACAAATCGAATCAAGCTGGAAAGAGGCGCTAAAAGAGGAGTTTTTGAGCGAGAATTTCGCCCGCGTGAAGGAAAATTTCCTGCGAGCAAAGGCCGCCGGCGAGGTATATCCGCCAAATGCGCTGATATTTAACGCCTTTAATCTTACGCCGTTTAACACCGTCAAAGTCGTGATCCTGGGGCAAGATCCATATCACGGCGCGGGACAGGCGATGGGGCTAAGCTTCTCCGTGCCTCGCGGCGTCAAAATCCCGCCAAGTCTTGCCAATATCTATAAAGAAATCCGCGACGATCTGGGCGTAACGGAACCAAACTCGGGCGATCTGAGCTACTGGGCGAAGCAGGGCGTACTGCTGCTAAATGCGACGCTAAGCGTTAGTGCAGGGCAGGCTAACTCGCACTCGAATTTCGGCTGGCAGGAGTTTACGGACGCTGCAATCAGGAAGCTTAGCGAACGCGCCCAGAACGTTGTTTTCATGCTCTGGGGCAACCCGGCTAAGGCCAAAACCCCTCTCATCGACGCTAACAAACACCTTGTACTAACGGCGGCTCATCCAAGTCCGTTAGCGCGCGGCGCATTTTTTGGTTGCAGGCACTTTTCAAAGGCGAATTTGTATCTCGCCGAATACGGCAAAGCGCCGATAGATTGGGATTTAAATAACGCGGTTTAG
- a CDS encoding YbaK/prolyl-tRNA synthetase associated domain-containing protein, which produces MSEQIFEKLKELLSSQNADFRTVSHASAKTSAEVAVVRGTELGQGAKALVCVVKGGGAKRYVLAVLPADYKADLQLIAHALGGTRASLASPDEVMRLTDCVFGSVPPFSFHEELELIADPSLFTRYAELAFNAGLLDHSIILNTKDYERIARPRLAKFAMVE; this is translated from the coding sequence ATGTCCGAGCAAATTTTTGAGAAGCTAAAAGAGCTGCTAAGCTCGCAAAATGCAGACTTTCGCACCGTATCTCACGCAAGTGCCAAAACCTCGGCCGAGGTTGCCGTAGTGCGCGGCACAGAGCTAGGGCAGGGGGCAAAAGCGCTCGTTTGCGTCGTAAAAGGCGGGGGTGCAAAGCGATATGTTTTAGCCGTACTGCCAGCGGACTACAAGGCTGATTTACAGCTCATCGCACACGCACTGGGCGGCACTAGGGCAAGCCTAGCCAGCCCCGATGAGGTCATGCGACTCACCGACTGCGTCTTTGGTAGCGTTCCGCCGTTTAGCTTTCACGAGGAACTGGAGCTGATCGCTGATCCGAGCCTATTTACGCGCTATGCCGAGCTCGCCTTTAATGCGGGTTTGCTAGATCACTCTATTATTTTAAATACAAAGGATTATGAACGCATCGCGCGGCCGAGACTAGCCAAATTTGCGATGGTGGAGTGA
- a CDS encoding DUF7380 domain-containing protein — MIEEIHQTTITKDDFLGINLDEILKDAKYFDDYSFKFADLFEENFRNGNLKASKVFYLFRNACSMALRPGSLNEPYEAGCIAGDCRSAILEDFTEQDLKFLASILDEITDCRLKSRIADILWILKSPKNIKFLEIAVNEYSKISLEPKLVNQFEINAFGRAIRLSRLSEITKNQYAEISNKILECFNKAEPTDQYYCLRMSYLLDIAELNRKLQSSVAEKLENFADTFTEEEEFIAAIDYYQESQKWYKKLKNSRKIAETTLKIANILIEKAKEIGAISSKIDLEQALKELRSIPAKDRNELGIDQKIDEIHKLIEQNNQDIGSEMSLIATDKIDISRYKNNAKLAVKGKQLS; from the coding sequence TTGATCGAAGAAATACATCAAACAACAATAACTAAAGATGATTTTTTGGGTATAAACTTGGACGAAATACTCAAAGACGCAAAATATTTTGACGATTACAGTTTTAAATTTGCGGACTTGTTCGAGGAAAATTTTAGAAATGGAAATTTAAAAGCGAGCAAGGTATTTTATTTATTTAGAAATGCTTGCTCTATGGCCTTAAGACCCGGAAGTCTAAATGAGCCGTACGAGGCCGGGTGTATCGCAGGCGATTGCAGATCGGCGATATTAGAAGATTTTACCGAGCAGGATTTAAAATTTTTAGCGAGTATTTTGGATGAAATAACCGATTGCAGACTAAAATCAAGGATAGCAGATATTTTATGGATTTTAAAAAGCCCTAAAAATATCAAATTTTTAGAGATCGCCGTAAATGAGTACTCGAAAATATCTCTAGAGCCAAAATTGGTAAATCAGTTTGAGATAAATGCGTTTGGGAGAGCTATCAGGCTATCTCGACTATCCGAAATCACAAAAAATCAATACGCCGAAATATCGAATAAAATTTTAGAATGTTTTAATAAGGCGGAGCCAACCGATCAATACTACTGCTTAAGGATGTCGTATTTATTGGATATCGCGGAGCTGAACAGAAAACTGCAATCAAGCGTAGCTGAAAAATTAGAAAATTTTGCCGATACCTTTACAGAAGAGGAAGAATTTATAGCGGCTATAGACTATTATCAAGAGTCGCAAAAATGGTATAAGAAGCTCAAAAATAGCCGTAAAATAGCCGAAACCACACTCAAAATAGCTAATATCTTAATAGAAAAAGCAAAAGAAATCGGCGCTATATCGTCAAAAATAGACCTAGAGCAAGCACTAAAAGAGCTCAGAAGCATTCCTGCAAAAGATAGAAATGAGCTCGGAATCGATCAAAAAATAGACGAGATACACAAGCTGATAGAGCAAAATAACCAAGATATTGGAAGCGAAATGAGCTTAATTGCTACCGATAAGATCGATATTTCGCGCTATAAAAATAATGCAAAGCTAGCGGTAAAAGGCAAGCAACTATCTTAA
- a CDS encoding DUF4209 domain-containing protein, whose translation MRRRIGKSINSLLQEPKIYELLGRDLTEELKFLLTEPMGLNYRNKICHGLVSESPNSVDIYIWWLCLKLVVNNCVLFEGIY comes from the coding sequence ATGCGGCGTAGAATCGGAAAAAGCATAAACTCGCTTTTACAAGAACCAAAAATATATGAATTGCTCGGGAGAGATTTGACGGAAGAACTAAAATTTCTACTAACGGAGCCGATGGGGCTAAACTACAGAAATAAAATATGTCACGGGCTGGTCAGCGAATCCCCAAACAGTGTCGATATTTATATTTGGTGGCTTTGCCTTAAGCTAGTGGTTAATAATTGTGTTTTATTTGAGGGCATTTACTAG
- a CDS encoding response regulator transcription factor — translation MQDYSILDVLSNKKVLCLEDEPYILKNMIDSLELFFAEVKGVSDGIEALDEAMSGSYDALVLDVSVPHMDGLEVAKKIRCANHKIPIVIISSHTEQEYLWRAVELKITRYLSKPYDKDTFIKALEDVAMELIDHTPMFSINDELKYDFSKKIIYIKEEACRLSKSESKLLEYFLNNKNQTITYEQLFDYMWEFEQPTKEAIKTIVKELRRKIGKDTIRNLYGVGYLCEVQI, via the coding sequence ATGCAAGATTACTCCATTTTAGACGTTTTATCCAATAAAAAAGTCCTTTGTTTAGAGGATGAACCTTATATATTAAAAAATATGATCGACTCCCTCGAGCTGTTTTTTGCCGAAGTAAAAGGCGTAAGCGACGGCATCGAGGCGCTAGATGAGGCTATGAGCGGCTCATATGACGCGCTCGTCCTTGACGTCAGCGTCCCGCACATGGACGGACTAGAGGTAGCTAAAAAGATCCGCTGCGCAAACCACAAAATCCCTATTGTCATCATCTCAAGCCATACCGAGCAGGAGTATCTGTGGCGCGCAGTAGAGCTAAAGATCACGAGATATCTATCAAAGCCTTACGACAAAGATACGTTTATAAAAGCGCTAGAAGACGTCGCGATGGAGCTCATCGACCATACGCCGATGTTTAGTATCAACGACGAGCTCAAATACGACTTTAGCAAAAAAATCATATATATAAAGGAAGAGGCCTGTCGCCTCTCCAAAAGCGAAAGCAAGCTTTTGGAGTATTTTTTAAACAACAAAAATCAAACGATCACTTACGAGCAGCTGTTTGACTACATGTGGGAATTTGAACAGCCGACCAAAGAAGCCATCAAAACCATAGTAAAAGAACTGCGCCGAAAAATCGGCAAGGACACGATCAGAAATTTATACGGCGTAGGATATCTATGTGAAGTCCAAATTTAA